GAGGATAGTGCCCTCAGTGTCCATGAAGACCACTTTGCCATTCTGCTGCTTGTCATTATTAACCACTGCCGCCGCCACTAAACCTCGCTTGACCGCTACACTGGTTGCCGCCTTGCCGTAGGGCGCAAGATCCACCTGGCTGATGAGAGTTGGGTTCATCGGATCGTGCATGTCGATGATATCGATTTTACCTTCGGCGCCATTGGTAACAAAGAGCCGTTGGCTGGTGCTATCATGGGCCGGGATTTCGGAGCCGCCCTCGTCAAAAAAGCCGGTCCGGTACGAACCCAGAACCTGCAGTTCCAACTGTTTGGCACCATGATGGCGTTCATCCGCGTGGGCGGTGCTGACAAGGGCTGGGCTGAAGGCAGTGCTAGCGCCTAGAACGGCCATGGAAAGGATGGTGAGTTTATCAAGTTTACTGACAAGCATGTTGTCCTCCTCTTGGGCTGATTGGTTCTGCTTTTTGATTTTTTATGAGGATAGCAGCGACAGATTAATTTGCGGTTAAATTCGCGTATAAAGTTGGTTAAGAATGGCGAGTGGTTACTGGTGCGGGAGGGAAAAAAGAGGGCCGACAGAAATTACTACTTTGGGGGAGATCTGCCGGCCCTCTGGAGGGCCAAAAAAACTAGGTGGAAATTATATTAATCGTCTAAAGCATTGACCATTACAGAGAACAGATCGGTATTATCAAGGGCTCTGCCAAGGTTCTCGCTGCCTGGGCCTTGGCTCCAGATCACTACATCTGTTGCGGTATGATTACCGGAGATATAGGCGCCGTCAACTATTTCACCTTGGTTGCTTAATGTCCCATACGGACCATTAATGGCATAACCGGCAGTATCATGGTCAGGGGCAACAATCAGCAAGGTATTTTTGGCGTTGTGCCCTTTTTTCAACCAGCTATTTACTGTTTCAACGGCTGCTTCAAAACCCAAGGTTTCTGCAATCATACCCTCCTGGCTGTTGGCATGGTCTTCCCAGTCAATCTGTGAGCCTTCAACCATCAAGAAGAAACCGTCTTTGTCGTCATCAAGAATGTCAAGCGCGGCCTCGGTCATCTCAGCTAAGGTTGGTTCTTCTTCGGGATAGGTTACAGTGGGATCAACATGGAACATCTCAACGGTCTTCCCATCATTAAAACCTTTGAAAAGGCCCAACACTTTGGAATCCTTACCTTTAACCGCATCTTTTAATTCATCCTCTGTTCCAACCACGGTATAACCGTTATCCATGGCGGAGCTTATGATACCGTCTTGTCCCATGCCGGTACCAGGAAGGCTGGCGCCCCATGGACATCTGCCGGTTTTGGTGTTGGTGTAATATACGCCTCCTCCAAGAACAACATCAACATCGGTATCTTCGATATACTGGCGGGCAATTTCTTCACCGCAATACCTGTTGCCGGCATGGGCGCCGAATGCT
This window of the Desulfobulbaceae bacterium genome carries:
- a CDS encoding alkaline phosphatase — protein: MKKVLHVGMAVAVVTTMTLGAGSCLADEHGRDHKKDGAKNIIMMVPDGMGISNVTAARIFKNGPNGERLALESLKVIGQQSTHAANSTVTDSAAAATAWAIGQKANNGEISCTPTETGDCSNAPKTVLEIAKAMGKATGLVATSQISHATPAAFGAHAGNRYCGEEIARQYIEDTDVDVVLGGGVYYTNTKTGRCPWGASLPGTGMGQDGIISSAMDNGYTVVGTEDELKDAVKGKDSKVLGLFKGFNDGKTVEMFHVDPTVTYPEEEPTLAEMTEAALDILDDDKDGFFLMVEGSQIDWEDHANSQEGMIAETLGFEAAVETVNSWLKKGHNAKNTLLIVAPDHDTAGYAINGPYGTLSNQGEIVDGAYISGNHTATDVVIWSQGPGSENLGRALDNTDLFSVMVNALDD